The sequence CGCCAAAAGGCCTATGATTATTGTAGTCACTATTGAAAGTTTTAGCAACTTTTTATCCTCTGCTTCTGGTTCTATAAAGCTCTGGTAAAAGTCTTTAACTACGTGAGAGGTTGCTGCTGATAATAGGGAATCGGCAGTACTCATCACTGCAGCGAGGATTGCGGCAACGAATATTGCTCCCACTCCACTTCCAAACACTGTGATCACTAGTTTCGGCACTGCAGTCTTTGGTGAATCGATTATCGCTTGAGGATCATTAGAAAGGGCCAGTGCAAGCATTCCTGCAAGAGCTGGAAGGAATGACAAAGCCATAAGCAAGATTCCACTGTAAATTGCTCCCATTCTTGCAGTCTTCTCGTCTTTTGATGCAAAGAGCCTCTGGTAAAAGTCTTGCCCTATTAGAGTATACATCACCGTTGCTGCTAACGTTAGGGCAAAGAGCGAAACCCCAAGTGACATGAAGTTGAAGTATTCTCCGCTTGCTTGAGGCAGATTTGGAATTGATGAAAGACTCACTTTTAAGCCGTCAAAGCCGCCCACTTTGTTTAACCCAAGAACCACTGCAACCAAAACGCCAATGCTACCAAGTATTATTTGAATAAAATCTGTCAATGCCACAGCCCATAACCCCGAGAAGGCAGTGTAGGCTATGAAAATTAACGTGGCAAATACTGCTCCAGCAGTTCCCGG comes from Thermococcus alcaliphilus and encodes:
- a CDS encoding sodium:solute symporter family protein produces the protein MVVAFILGGASWGATYGLGGIWYGFACGLGLLLLGITLAKPMRALALYTVPDVLEMRYKSKAIRLLAATLSLLALVGILGAQVWAASAVFEAIGLPGTAGAVFATLIFIAYTAFSGLWAVALTDFIQIILGSIGVLVAVVLGLNKVGGFDGLKVSLSSIPNLPQASGEYFNFMSLGVSLFALTLAATVMYTLIGQDFYQRLFASKDEKTARMGAIYSGILLMALSFLPALAGMLALALSNDPQAIIDSPKTAVPKLVITVFGSGVGAIFVAAILAAVMSTADSLLSAATSHVVKDFYQSFIEPEAEDKKLLKLSIVTTIIIGLLALVAALTIQGIVELLIYSYDIYTSGVFVPLILGIYWKRATKEGALLGMIAGSLAAVVGITGIVSFSYWEYIYVSGALVSAVVMVLVSLLTSAEPVDKEFETAFELG